From Juglans regia cultivar Chandler chromosome 8, Walnut 2.0, whole genome shotgun sequence, the proteins below share one genomic window:
- the LOC109022041 gene encoding homeobox-leucine zipper protein HAT22-like: MGFDDHIVCNTGLVLGLGLTSATYEEVPSPSKAGPPKKPCLNFTTTNFEPSLTLGLSGEGYGHQVPKKIDVNRGCDEPVDLYRQTSPHSAVSSFSSGRVKRERDLSSEEIEVERVSSRVSDEDEDGPNARKKLRLTKEQSALLEESFKQHSTLNPKQKQALARQLNLRPRQVEVWFQNRRARTKLKQTEVDCEFLKKCCETLTDENRRLQKELHELKALKLAQPLYMHMPAATLTMCPSCERIGSGVVGENASKISTFSMAPKSHFYNPFMTNPSAAC; the protein is encoded by the exons ATGGGTTTTGATGATCATATTGTTTGTAACACAGGCCTCGTTCTAGGGTTAGGTCTCACATCAGCAACATATGAAGAGGTTCCATCTCCATCAAAGGCAGGGCCGCCAAAGAAACCGTGCCTAAATTTCACGACCACTAATTTTGAGCCGTCCTTGACGTTGGGTCTTTCCGGTGAGGGTTATGGCCACCAAGTCCCCAAAAAGATTGATGTGAACAGAGGTTGTGACGAACCGGTTGACTTGTACCGACAAACTTCGCCTCACAGTGCAGTTTCTTCCTTCTCTAGCGGCAGGgtcaagagggagagagacctTAGCAGCGAAGAAATTGAGGTAGAGAGAGTCTCTTCAAGAGTcagtgatgaagatgaagatggtcCTAATGCAAGAAAGAAGCTTAGGCTCACCAAGGAACAGTCTGCTCTTTTGGAAGAAAGCTTCAAGCAACATAGCACGCTCAACCct AAGCAAAAGCAAGCTTTAGCAAGGCAGTTAAATCTACGGCCACGACAGGTTGAAGTTTGGTTCCAGAACAGGAGGGCCAG GACAAAGCTAAAGCAAACCGAGGTGGACTGTGAGTTTCTGAAGAAGTGCTGCGAAACACTGACAGATGAAAACAGGAGGCTACAGAAAGAGCTACACGAGCTGAAGGCACTGAAACTAGCCCAACCCTTGTACATGCACATGCCGGCGGCCACCCTCACCATGTGCCCATCATGCGAAAGGATTGGATCAGGTGTCGTCGGCGAAAACGCTTCCAAGATCAGCACCTTTTCGATGGCTCCTAAGTCTCACTTCTACAATCCCTTCATGACCAATCCTTCTGCAGCttgttga